From a region of the Drosophila ananassae strain 14024-0371.13 chromosome XL, ASM1763931v2, whole genome shotgun sequence genome:
- the LOC6503712 gene encoding rho-associated protein kinase 1 isoform X1 — MDVERRRRANTLESEMRDPTSICNVDCLLDTVSALVHDCDHDSLRRLKNIEQYATKYKPLAQRINQLRMNVEDFDFIKLIGAGAFGEVQLVRHKSSSQVYAMKRLSKFEMMKRPDSAFFWEERHIMAHANSEWIVQLHFAFQDHKYLYMVMDFMPGGDIVSLMGDYEIPEKWAIFYTMEVVLALDTIHNMGFVHRDVKPDNMLLDRYGHLKLADFGTCMRMGANGQVVSSNAVGTPDYISPEVLQSQGVDNEYGRECDWWSVGIFLYEMLFGETPFYADSLVGTYGKIMDHKNSLSFPPEVEISEQAKSLIRAFLTDRTQRLGRYGIEDIKAHPFFRNDTWSFDNIRESVPPVVPELSSDDDTRNFEDIERDEKPEEVFPVPKGFDGNHLPFIGFTYTGDYQLLSSDTVDAESKESNTANSGTAGSNNHGHSHNHRHRPSNSNELKRLEALLERERGRAEALEQQDAGLRQQIDLSTKREAELQRIAAEYEKDLALRQHNYKVAMQKVEQEIELRKKTEALLVETQRNLENEQKTRARDLNINEKVVSLEKQLTEMEQSYKGETENTQKLKKQNAELGFTLKSQEEKVRDMVDMIETLQKHKEELGQENAELQAQVVQEKNLRSHMKELHKEAENKMQTLSNDIERTLSREQKAQEDNRALLEKISDLEKAQASLDFELKAAQGRYQQEVKAHQETEKSRLVSREEANLQVVKAVQSKLNEEKSARIKADQHSQEKERQLSMLSVDYRQIQLRLQKLEGECRQESEKVAALQSQLDQEHSKRNALLSELSLHSSEVAHLRSRENQLQKELAAQREAKRRFEEDLGQLKSTHHEALANNRELQAQLEAEQCFSRLYKTQANENREESAERLAKIEDLEEERVSLKHQVQVAVARADSEALARSIAEETVADLEKEKTIKELELKDFVMKHRNEINSKEASLVTLKEAEAELHKKLSQKSAECEDLVQQHKKQQEELSQLCGSKDEEIAKLMEKCKNEVLLKQVAVNKLAEVMNRRDSDQPKQKNKARSTAELRKKEKEMRRLQQELSQERDKFNQLLLKHQDLQQVYAEEQQLKQKMIMEIDCKATEIENLQSKLNETASLSSADNDPEDSQHSSLLSLTQDSVFEGWLSVPNKQNRRRGHGWKRQYVIVSSRKIIFYNSDIDKHNTTDAVLILDLSKVYHVRSVTQGDVIRADAKEIPRIFQLLYAGEGASHRPDEQSQLDVSVLHGNSNEERPGTIVHKGHEFVHITYHMPTACEVCPKPLWHMFKPPAAYECKRCRNKIHKEHVDKTDPLAPCKLNHDPRSARDMLLLAATPEEQSLWVARLLKRIQKSGYKANSSNNNSTDGSKISPSQSTRSSYKPYAVNVQRSATLPANSSLK; from the exons ATGGATGTGGAAAGGCGGCGTCG GGCGAATACGCTGGAGAGCGAGATGCGCGATCCGACCAGCATCTGCAACGTGGACTGCTTGCTGGACACGGTGTCGGCTTTGGTCCACGACTGCGACCATGACTCCCTGCGGCGTCTCAAGAACATCGAGCAGTATGCCACCAAAT ATAAACCCCTCGCCCAGCGGATCAACCAGCTGCGCATGAATGTGGAGGACTTCGACTTCATCAAGCTGATCGGCGCCGGGGCCTTCGGAGAGGTGCAGCTGGTGCGCCACAAGTCCTCCAGCCAGGTGTACGCCATGAAGCGGCTCTCCAAGTTCGAGATGATGAAGCGCCCGGACTCCGCCTTCTTCTGGGAGGAGCGCCACATCATGGCACACGCCAACTCGGAGTGGATCGTCCAGCTGCACTTTGCCTTCCAGGACCACAAATACCTGTATATGGTGATGGACTTTATGCCCGGCGGCGACATAGTGTCCCTGATGGGCGACTACGAGATACCAGAGAAGTGGGCAATTTTCTACACGATGGAAGTGGTCCTGGCCCTGGACACCATCCACAACATGGGCTTCGTGCACCGCGACGTCAAGCCGGACAACATGCTCCTGGACAGATACGGCCACCTGAAGCTGGCCGACTTCGGCACCTGCATGCGGATGGGCGCCAACGGACAGGTGGTGTCCAGCAATGCCGTGGGCACGCCGGACTACATCAGCCCCGAGGTGCTGCAGTCCCAGGGCGTGGACAACGAGTACGGACGCGAGTGCGACTGGTGGTCGGTGGGCATCTTTCTGTATGAGATGCTCTTCGGCGAGACCCCGTTCTATGCGGACTCTCTGGTGGGCACCTACGGAAAGATCATGGACCACAAGAACTCGCTGAGCTTCCCGCCCGAGGTGGAGATAAGCGAGCAGGCCAAGTCCCTGATCCGCGCATTCCTGACAGATAGGACGCAGCGGTTAGGTCGCTACGGCATTGAGGACATCAAGGCGCACCCGTTCTTCCGCAACGACACCTGGTCCTTCGACAACATCCGCGAAAGTGTGCCGCCCGTGGTCCCGGAACTGTCGTCCGATGATGATACCCGAAACTTTGAGGATATTGAGCGGGACGAGAAGCCGGAGGAGGTCTTCCCGGTGCCAAAGGGCTTCGACGGCAACCATCTGCCCTTCATCGGGTTCACCTACACCGGCGACTACCAGCTGCTCTCCAGCGATACGGTAGATGCGGAATCGAAGGAATCGAATACTGCGAACAGCGGGACGGCGGGGAGTAACAACCACGGGCATAGCCACAACCATCGCCACCGCCCGTCGAACTCCAACGAGCTGAAGCGCTTGGAGGCTTTGCTGGAGCGGGAACGGGGCCGCGCGGAAGCTCTGGAGCAGCAGGACGCCGGACTGCGGCAGCAGATCGACCTTAGCACCAAGCGAGAGGCGGAGCTGCAACGGATTGCCGCCGAGTACGAGAAGGACTTGGCCCTGCGCCAGCACAACTACAAG GTGGCCATGCAAAAGGTCGAGCAGGAGATTGAGCTGCGCAAGAAGACAGAGGCGCTGCTGGTGGAGACGCAACGGAACCTGGAGAACGAGCAGAAGACGAGGGCACGCGACCTGAACATCAATGAGAAGGTCGTCTCCCTGGAAAAGCAGCTGACGGAGATGGAACAGAGCTATAAGGGCGAGACGGAGAACACGCAAAAGCTCAAGAAACAGAACGCCGAGCTGGGCTTCACGCTCAAGTCGCAGGAGGAGAAGGTGCGCGACATGGTCGACATGATCGAAACGCTTCAGAAGCACAAGGAGGAACTGGGCCAGGAAAATGCCGAGCTGCAGGCTCAGGTGGTGCAGGAGAAGAACCTGCGGTCGCACATGAAGGAACTGCACAAGGAGGCCGAAAACAAGATGCAGACGCTGTCCAATGACATTGAGCGCACGCTGAGCCGGGAACAGAAGGCCCAGGAGGACAATCGGGCGCTGCTGGAGAAGATCAGCGACTTGGAGAAGGCCCAAGCCAGCCTAGACTTCGAACTGAAGGCAGCCCAGGGACGCTACCAGCAGGAGGTGAAGGCCCACCAAGAGACAGAGAAGTCGCGCCTCGTCTCCCGCGAGGAAGCCAATCTCCAGGTGGTCAAGGCCGTCCAGTCCAAGCTCAACGAGGAGAAGTCGGCCCGCATCAAGGCCGACCAGCACTCGCAGGAGAAGGAACGACAGCTGAGTATGCTGTCGGTGGACTACCGCCAGATCCAGCTGCGTCTCCAGAAGCTCGAGGGCGAGTGCCGCCAGGAATCAGAAAAGGTGGCCGCCCTCCAGTCCCAGCTGGACCAGGAGCACAGCAAACGGAACGCCCTGCTCTCAGAGCTCAGTCTGCATAGCTCGGAGGTGGCTCACTTGCGTTCCCGCGAGAACCAGCTGCAAAAGGAGCTGGCTGCTCAGCGGGAGGCCAAGCGGCGGTTTGAGGAGGATCTTGGCCAGCTAAAGAGCACCCACCACGAGGCGCTGGCCAACAACAGGGAGCTGCAGGCCCAACTGGAGGCAGAGCAGTGCTTCTCGCGCCTCTACAAGACCCAGGCCAACGAAAACCGCGAGGAGAGCGCCGAGCGGCTGGCGAAGATCGAGGACCTCGAGGAGGAGCGCGTATCGCTCAAGCACCAAGTCCAAGTGGCCGTTGCTCGCGCCGATTCTGAAGCCCTGGCCCGGTCGATTGCCGAGGAGACGGTGGCTGACCTGGAGAAGGAGAAGACGATCAAGGAGCTGGAGCTGAAGGACTTTGTGATGAAGCACCGCAACGAGATCAACTCCAAGGAGGCGTCCCTGGTCACGCTCAAGGAGGCAGAGGCGGAGCTGCACAAGAAGCTCAGCCAGAAGAGCGCCGAGTGCGAGGACCTGGTCCAGCAGCACAAGAAGCAGCAGGAGGAGCTGTCCCAGCTGTGCGGCAGCAAGGACGAGGAGATCGCCAAGCTGATGGAGAAGTGCAAGAACGAGGTGCTGCTCAAGCAGGTGGCAGTCAACAAGCTGGCGGAGGTGATGAACCGCCGGGATTCCGACCAGCCCA AACAAAAGAACAAGGCCCGTTCCACCGCCGAGCTACGCAAGAAGGAAAAGGAGATGCGCCGGCTACAGCAGGAGCTCTCGCAGGAGCGCGATAAGTTCAACCAGCTGCTGCTGAAGCACCAGGACCTGCAGCAGGTGTACGCCGAGGAGCAGCAGCTGAAGCAGAAGATGATCATGGAGATCGACTGCAAGGCCACAGAAATCGAGAACCTGCAGAGCAAGCTGAACGAGACGGCGTCGCTCTCCTCCGCAGACAACGATCCCGAGGATAGCCAG CACTCCTCTCTGCTCTCCCTCACACAGGACTCGGTCTTCGAGGGATGGCTGAGCGTGCCCAACAAGCAGAACCGGAGGCGCGGCCACGGCTGGAAGCGCCAGTACGTCATCGTCTCCTCGCGGAAGATAATATTCTACAACTCGGACATCGACAAGCACAACACCACGGACGCCGTGCTCATCCTGGACCTCAG CAAAGTGTACCACGTACGCAGTGTCACCCAGGGCGATGTCATACGCGCCGACGCCAAAGAGATCCCGCGCATCTTCCAGCTGCTCTACGCCGGCGAGGGCGCCTCCCATCGCCCCGATGAGCAAAGCCAGCTGGATGTGAGCGTGCTGCACGGCAACAGTAATGAAGAACGCCCCGGCACCATAGTCCACAAGG GTCACGAGTTCGTCCATATCACCTACCACATGCCCACGGCCTGCGAGGTGTGCCCGAAGCCGTTGTGGCACATGTTCAAGCCGCCGGCGGCTTACGAATGCAAGAG ATGCCGCAACAAGATCCACAAGGAGCATGTGGACAAGACAGACCCGCTCGCGCCCTGCAAGCTGAACCACGATCCGCGCAGTGCCCGGGatatgctgctgctggccgCAACGCCCGAGGAGCAGTCCCTGTGGGTGGCCCGCCTGCTGAAGCGTATCCAAAAGAGTGGATACAAGGCCAACTCGTCGAACAACAACAGCACTGACGGCAGCAAGATTTCGCCCAG CCAATCGACGCGATCGTCCTACAAGCCGTATGCTGTTAATGTGCAACGCTCCGCCACGCTGCCAGCCAACTCGTCGCTAAAATGA
- the LOC6503712 gene encoding rho-associated protein kinase 1 isoform X2, producing the protein MDVERRRRANTLESEMRDPTSICNVDCLLDTVSALVHDCDHDSLRRLKNIEQYATKYKPLAQRINQLRMNVEDFDFIKLIGAGAFGEVQLVRHKSSSQVYAMKRLSKFEMMKRPDSAFFWEERHIMAHANSEWIVQLHFAFQDHKYLYMVMDFMPGGDIVSLMGDYEIPEKWAIFYTMEVVLALDTIHNMGFVHRDVKPDNMLLDRYGHLKLADFGTCMRMGANGQVVSSNAVGTPDYISPEVLQSQGVDNEYGRECDWWSVGIFLYEMLFGETPFYADSLVGTYGKIMDHKNSLSFPPEVEISEQAKSLIRAFLTDRTQRLGRYGIEDIKAHPFFRNDTWSFDNIRESVPPVVPELSSDDDTRNFEDIERDEKPEEVFPVPKGFDGNHLPFIGFTYTGDYQLLSSDTVDAESKESNTANSGTAGSNNHGHSHNHRHRPSNSNELKRLEALLERERGRAEALEQQDAGLRQQIDLSTKREAELQRIAAEYEKDLALRQHNYKVAMQKVEQEIELRKKTEALLVETQRNLENEQKTRARDLNINEKVVSLEKQLTEMEQSYKGETENTQKLKKQNAELGFTLKSQEEKVRDMVDMIETLQKHKEELGQENAELQAQVVQEKNLRSHMKELHKEAENKMQTLSNDIERTLSREQKAQEDNRALLEKISDLEKAQASLDFELKAAQGRYQQEVKAHQETEKSRLVSREEANLQVVKAVQSKLNEEKSARIKADQHSQEKERQLSMLSVDYRQIQLRLQKLEGECRQESEKVAALQSQLDQEHSKRNALLSELSLHSSEVAHLRSRENQLQKELAAQREAKRRFEEDLGQLKSTHHEALANNRELQAQLEAEQCFSRLYKTQANENREESAERLAKIEDLEEERVSLKHQVQVAVARADSEALARSIAEETVADLEKEKTIKELELKDFVMKHRNEINSKEASLVTLKEAEAELHKKLSQKSAECEDLVQQHKKQQEELSQLCGSKDEEIAKLMEKCKNEVLLKQVAVNKLAEVMNRRDSDQPKQKNKARSTAELRKKEKEMRRLQQELSQERDKFNQLLLKHQDLQQVYAEEQQLKQKMIMEIDCKATEIENLQSKLNETASLSSADNDPEDSQDSVFEGWLSVPNKQNRRRGHGWKRQYVIVSSRKIIFYNSDIDKHNTTDAVLILDLSKVYHVRSVTQGDVIRADAKEIPRIFQLLYAGEGASHRPDEQSQLDVSVLHGNSNEERPGTIVHKGHEFVHITYHMPTACEVCPKPLWHMFKPPAAYECKRCRNKIHKEHVDKTDPLAPCKLNHDPRSARDMLLLAATPEEQSLWVARLLKRIQKSGYKANSSNNNSTDGSKISPSQSTRSSYKPYAVNVQRSATLPANSSLK; encoded by the exons ATGGATGTGGAAAGGCGGCGTCG GGCGAATACGCTGGAGAGCGAGATGCGCGATCCGACCAGCATCTGCAACGTGGACTGCTTGCTGGACACGGTGTCGGCTTTGGTCCACGACTGCGACCATGACTCCCTGCGGCGTCTCAAGAACATCGAGCAGTATGCCACCAAAT ATAAACCCCTCGCCCAGCGGATCAACCAGCTGCGCATGAATGTGGAGGACTTCGACTTCATCAAGCTGATCGGCGCCGGGGCCTTCGGAGAGGTGCAGCTGGTGCGCCACAAGTCCTCCAGCCAGGTGTACGCCATGAAGCGGCTCTCCAAGTTCGAGATGATGAAGCGCCCGGACTCCGCCTTCTTCTGGGAGGAGCGCCACATCATGGCACACGCCAACTCGGAGTGGATCGTCCAGCTGCACTTTGCCTTCCAGGACCACAAATACCTGTATATGGTGATGGACTTTATGCCCGGCGGCGACATAGTGTCCCTGATGGGCGACTACGAGATACCAGAGAAGTGGGCAATTTTCTACACGATGGAAGTGGTCCTGGCCCTGGACACCATCCACAACATGGGCTTCGTGCACCGCGACGTCAAGCCGGACAACATGCTCCTGGACAGATACGGCCACCTGAAGCTGGCCGACTTCGGCACCTGCATGCGGATGGGCGCCAACGGACAGGTGGTGTCCAGCAATGCCGTGGGCACGCCGGACTACATCAGCCCCGAGGTGCTGCAGTCCCAGGGCGTGGACAACGAGTACGGACGCGAGTGCGACTGGTGGTCGGTGGGCATCTTTCTGTATGAGATGCTCTTCGGCGAGACCCCGTTCTATGCGGACTCTCTGGTGGGCACCTACGGAAAGATCATGGACCACAAGAACTCGCTGAGCTTCCCGCCCGAGGTGGAGATAAGCGAGCAGGCCAAGTCCCTGATCCGCGCATTCCTGACAGATAGGACGCAGCGGTTAGGTCGCTACGGCATTGAGGACATCAAGGCGCACCCGTTCTTCCGCAACGACACCTGGTCCTTCGACAACATCCGCGAAAGTGTGCCGCCCGTGGTCCCGGAACTGTCGTCCGATGATGATACCCGAAACTTTGAGGATATTGAGCGGGACGAGAAGCCGGAGGAGGTCTTCCCGGTGCCAAAGGGCTTCGACGGCAACCATCTGCCCTTCATCGGGTTCACCTACACCGGCGACTACCAGCTGCTCTCCAGCGATACGGTAGATGCGGAATCGAAGGAATCGAATACTGCGAACAGCGGGACGGCGGGGAGTAACAACCACGGGCATAGCCACAACCATCGCCACCGCCCGTCGAACTCCAACGAGCTGAAGCGCTTGGAGGCTTTGCTGGAGCGGGAACGGGGCCGCGCGGAAGCTCTGGAGCAGCAGGACGCCGGACTGCGGCAGCAGATCGACCTTAGCACCAAGCGAGAGGCGGAGCTGCAACGGATTGCCGCCGAGTACGAGAAGGACTTGGCCCTGCGCCAGCACAACTACAAG GTGGCCATGCAAAAGGTCGAGCAGGAGATTGAGCTGCGCAAGAAGACAGAGGCGCTGCTGGTGGAGACGCAACGGAACCTGGAGAACGAGCAGAAGACGAGGGCACGCGACCTGAACATCAATGAGAAGGTCGTCTCCCTGGAAAAGCAGCTGACGGAGATGGAACAGAGCTATAAGGGCGAGACGGAGAACACGCAAAAGCTCAAGAAACAGAACGCCGAGCTGGGCTTCACGCTCAAGTCGCAGGAGGAGAAGGTGCGCGACATGGTCGACATGATCGAAACGCTTCAGAAGCACAAGGAGGAACTGGGCCAGGAAAATGCCGAGCTGCAGGCTCAGGTGGTGCAGGAGAAGAACCTGCGGTCGCACATGAAGGAACTGCACAAGGAGGCCGAAAACAAGATGCAGACGCTGTCCAATGACATTGAGCGCACGCTGAGCCGGGAACAGAAGGCCCAGGAGGACAATCGGGCGCTGCTGGAGAAGATCAGCGACTTGGAGAAGGCCCAAGCCAGCCTAGACTTCGAACTGAAGGCAGCCCAGGGACGCTACCAGCAGGAGGTGAAGGCCCACCAAGAGACAGAGAAGTCGCGCCTCGTCTCCCGCGAGGAAGCCAATCTCCAGGTGGTCAAGGCCGTCCAGTCCAAGCTCAACGAGGAGAAGTCGGCCCGCATCAAGGCCGACCAGCACTCGCAGGAGAAGGAACGACAGCTGAGTATGCTGTCGGTGGACTACCGCCAGATCCAGCTGCGTCTCCAGAAGCTCGAGGGCGAGTGCCGCCAGGAATCAGAAAAGGTGGCCGCCCTCCAGTCCCAGCTGGACCAGGAGCACAGCAAACGGAACGCCCTGCTCTCAGAGCTCAGTCTGCATAGCTCGGAGGTGGCTCACTTGCGTTCCCGCGAGAACCAGCTGCAAAAGGAGCTGGCTGCTCAGCGGGAGGCCAAGCGGCGGTTTGAGGAGGATCTTGGCCAGCTAAAGAGCACCCACCACGAGGCGCTGGCCAACAACAGGGAGCTGCAGGCCCAACTGGAGGCAGAGCAGTGCTTCTCGCGCCTCTACAAGACCCAGGCCAACGAAAACCGCGAGGAGAGCGCCGAGCGGCTGGCGAAGATCGAGGACCTCGAGGAGGAGCGCGTATCGCTCAAGCACCAAGTCCAAGTGGCCGTTGCTCGCGCCGATTCTGAAGCCCTGGCCCGGTCGATTGCCGAGGAGACGGTGGCTGACCTGGAGAAGGAGAAGACGATCAAGGAGCTGGAGCTGAAGGACTTTGTGATGAAGCACCGCAACGAGATCAACTCCAAGGAGGCGTCCCTGGTCACGCTCAAGGAGGCAGAGGCGGAGCTGCACAAGAAGCTCAGCCAGAAGAGCGCCGAGTGCGAGGACCTGGTCCAGCAGCACAAGAAGCAGCAGGAGGAGCTGTCCCAGCTGTGCGGCAGCAAGGACGAGGAGATCGCCAAGCTGATGGAGAAGTGCAAGAACGAGGTGCTGCTCAAGCAGGTGGCAGTCAACAAGCTGGCGGAGGTGATGAACCGCCGGGATTCCGACCAGCCCA AACAAAAGAACAAGGCCCGTTCCACCGCCGAGCTACGCAAGAAGGAAAAGGAGATGCGCCGGCTACAGCAGGAGCTCTCGCAGGAGCGCGATAAGTTCAACCAGCTGCTGCTGAAGCACCAGGACCTGCAGCAGGTGTACGCCGAGGAGCAGCAGCTGAAGCAGAAGATGATCATGGAGATCGACTGCAAGGCCACAGAAATCGAGAACCTGCAGAGCAAGCTGAACGAGACGGCGTCGCTCTCCTCCGCAGACAACGATCCCGAGGATAGCCAG GACTCGGTCTTCGAGGGATGGCTGAGCGTGCCCAACAAGCAGAACCGGAGGCGCGGCCACGGCTGGAAGCGCCAGTACGTCATCGTCTCCTCGCGGAAGATAATATTCTACAACTCGGACATCGACAAGCACAACACCACGGACGCCGTGCTCATCCTGGACCTCAG CAAAGTGTACCACGTACGCAGTGTCACCCAGGGCGATGTCATACGCGCCGACGCCAAAGAGATCCCGCGCATCTTCCAGCTGCTCTACGCCGGCGAGGGCGCCTCCCATCGCCCCGATGAGCAAAGCCAGCTGGATGTGAGCGTGCTGCACGGCAACAGTAATGAAGAACGCCCCGGCACCATAGTCCACAAGG GTCACGAGTTCGTCCATATCACCTACCACATGCCCACGGCCTGCGAGGTGTGCCCGAAGCCGTTGTGGCACATGTTCAAGCCGCCGGCGGCTTACGAATGCAAGAG ATGCCGCAACAAGATCCACAAGGAGCATGTGGACAAGACAGACCCGCTCGCGCCCTGCAAGCTGAACCACGATCCGCGCAGTGCCCGGGatatgctgctgctggccgCAACGCCCGAGGAGCAGTCCCTGTGGGTGGCCCGCCTGCTGAAGCGTATCCAAAAGAGTGGATACAAGGCCAACTCGTCGAACAACAACAGCACTGACGGCAGCAAGATTTCGCCCAG CCAATCGACGCGATCGTCCTACAAGCCGTATGCTGTTAATGTGCAACGCTCCGCCACGCTGCCAGCCAACTCGTCGCTAAAATGA